ATATAATCAGTCGGTATCAGGGGGTGAAGCCAAAGATCAGGGAAAGCTAATCGCTCCAAGAACAAGTCAGGGTCTTCGTCCCAATCAGATTCTACAGGAAAGTTCTGGAAAGAAGCAATCGGGTGGAAGAGGTAGCTGGTGTACCAGTCCCATAGACTTGATAACCATTCTAAGTTATTGGCATTGACTTCGTCATTGTTGATGTTGCGCCGTCTCTTCTTCTCAAAGTAATCGATTAGTAAACCATGTCCAAGGTACGTACTAAGAAACAAGGCTGGGTGTGAGGAATAAAACATCCAGTCTGCCCTTACCCATGAAGCCAATGTGGTGGTATTGGAATATCTCAACAATTTTAAGCTATATTCATAAAAGCTATCTAAGTAAGGGAGCTGTAAAAAGCCCAACACAGGTAGCCAGGAGATAATTAATAGAGAATTATAGGTCCCTAAAGTGCTTATGAGAACCACAAATCGCTTGATGGTAGCTCCTTGTGTGATAAATAAGTCCATCCAAGCCATAAGGTTAACGAGAACCAAGCTCAAAACGAACAAATCATTTACTTCAGGTTGTAAGGAGCGCAAAAATGAATCCATGGCCTGAAGAGATATATACTCGCCTGTGTGGTTTCCGTATCTGTAAATTCCTTCGGGAGTTCTAAGTATGTATGATGGCATGTTATAGACACCGATATCTGTCATATAACTCTTGTTGTCCCACTTTTccacatttacaaaaataaactcaactcTTCCAGTAAACTTTATGCTTAGTGCAGAGAAAAAAGCTGGCGGTTGGTCCAGGTTTGCAAATAGGTATATTTTTACCCAATATTGATCACTtttattccattcttctttcaagCGTTCAGCATTATAAATGGTTTTGATCCGAGAAGCTGCGTGAGCAGTTATCCACTTAAAAATGTGCTCTACTTCTATCTTGCGCCCACTGTACTCCTTAAGCATGACTTTCCCTTTGGAAGTACTTGTTTGTGGAACAGACATAATGAGTGTGGATCGAACCCAGCCTCTTCTCCTGCAGTATCTGTAAGAGAGGGAACTGTAAGTAAACAGCAAGGCTGCTAGATGAGCTAGATTGCTTATCTTCCCTGTTGTACAGTTTGTCTTTCCCTGATAATTTGCATAGCCCTTGAAAGATAccctctcccccaaaacaaataaCCTGTAAACAATCAAAAGTCATATCAATACCTGGCAGCTGTATAATAGGAAAAGCAAAGCTTTTtatcatctttttgtttttatctctgtttctccctttctcttttttttcaaacaaaaaccTTAGAGCTTAAAAAGCCTTAGAGTCAAGGGAACTGACACATACTTCCAGCATCTATTATGAACCTACTAAtgcaatgttggagaagactcttgagagtcccttggacaaggaaataaaatcagtcaatcctaaaggaaattaaccctgaattttcattggaaggactgatgctgaagctgaagccccagtactttggccacctgatgtgaggagctaactcattggaaaagaccctaatgttgggaaagattgaggggagaaggagatgggtgcaacagaggatgagatggctggatggcatcaccgaatcaatggacatgagtttgagcaaacttcaggagagagtgaaggacaggagagcctggagtgctgcagtccgtggagttgcaaagagtcagatataacttagaGACTAACCAACAACAATGCATTATATGTTGGTAAGATCCAAAATATAATAGGAAAATGATTCCTGTTCACAAGGAATTTAAAATCTtatgaaggagacaaaagaataaaactatatACCCTACCACTAAATAACGTAAATGAAGTTCAAACAAAGGGACTTTCATTGGGAGTTTGAGTTGGTGAAGATTTCATGAAAGGTTTGGGAACTGAATTAGGTCTTGAAGAATGGTTAGATTCAGGTGGgcaaagaagagagaaggaaatggattaTCTTGTATGCTGAGTCCCTGACTTGAATGCAAGTTCCTGAGGGTAGGAGCCATGCTGCACACATTTATTAACCCAAGCACCCACCACATGCCTGATGCACACAAACACTATCACAGAGAAATCTGCACAAAAGCTCAACAAGTAAAGAGCAAGTCCTATGTTTTTTATACTCACTCATCTCTTTAATGGGGACCATGAAGAGGAGTATTTAACATAGAGGAAACAAAGATAGTAAGTTTTCAGATTAAGAAGAGATTCAGGAAAAAAGGATATTATTGGAAAACTGGTGAAACTGGAATAAAATCTGTAatgtcagttcagatcagttcagtcgctcagtcgtgtccaactctttgcgaccccatgaatcgcagcatgccaggcctccctgtccatcaccatctcccggagttcactcagactcacatccatcaaggccgtgatgccatctagccatctcatcctctgtcatccccttctcctcctgcccccaacccctcccagcatcagagtcttttccaatgagtcaacacttcgcatgaggtggccaaagtactggagcttcagctttagcatcattccttccaaagagatcccagggttgatctccttcagaatggactggttgaatctccttgcagtccaagggactctcaagagtgttctccaacaccacggtttaaaagcatcaattgttcagcgctcagccttcttcacagtccaactctcacatccatacatgaccacaggaaaaaccatagccttgactagacggaccttagtcagcaaagtaatatctctgtttttgaatatactatctaggttggtcataacttttcttccaaagagtaagcatcttttaattttggtaaaatgGTATTGTACCAGTGTTAATTTCTTTAGACCATTATACCATGGTTATGTAAATACTAACTAAACTTGGTGAAAGATTATATATGGCAACTCTATACTATCTTTATCACtcttctgtaaatataaaattgcttaaaaaaaaaagagattcagTTCAAGGATGACTCCCATTTTAGAACAGAGTAAATAtagaagaatttaaaattaaatcatttgTTTAGCTTTATCCAATGGGGTCATGACTCTAATCCTCTTGGAAATGAACATGGTCTTGCTATAATATTTGTGATAAACCTCtccttctaaaaaaaaaacctaaaagatgaatgaaaggagataccagaaaatgaaaacagctgCTGTATTGCAGTGGAGAGATAATCAGTGAaacagtttccttcttttttaaaaaaaagtctttcctaAAAACCTACCATGTGGAGTTTTACGACATATGAATTTACCTCAGTAAAGttggaaaaaacaaaatctaCTAGGTGGATACATTTTGTTCACTACAAATTTGTAAATGAATGGTAAaaagtatttacttttttattgtgcTATTCAGAATACTAAAGTGAAAATCATAAATATTATGCTTTACTTAGTAAGCAtagattgttgctgctgctactgctaagtcacttcagtcgtgtccgactctgtatgaccccatagacggcagcccaccaggctcccccgtccctgcgattctccaggcaagaacactggagtgggttgccatatccttctcaaatgcatgaaagtgaaaagtcaaagtggattcgctcagtcgtgcctgactcttagcgaccccatggactgcagcctaccaggctcctccgtccatgggattttccaggcaagagtactggagtgggttaccattgcctacATTTAATTAAATTACATAAGCATATTACACATTTATATGATCAGATTAAGAGAGAAAGAAGTCTTGATATACGTGGCACATGGTTTTATGAGGACAATATCAATTTTACCTCAGGATTTCATGATACAACTTAAGATAAGTGAAGACAACATGTTATGTCACAAAGACAAGATTAGTAATGACTCTGGGAAACTATCCGGGTGACTCAGGATTAGCAACCACAACTCAGCTTGTCATTTAGTAGATTTACTTCCTTAATAACACAGATACCATTAATATCAATACAACTTTAATTGAAATGGTTTGAAAATTATATACTCCTACAGAATAAAATAGCTTCTACTTTGTGTCTTTgttcaatgaaaaataataattcactGACATGAATGCCAGTTTTtcgtccacccccacccccaccaaaccACAAGTAGATAGTTGTCTTATTTACATCTTAATTATCTaacttgctttatgtttttaattgtaTGGGATACTTGAGATGACACATTTCTACTCTTAGtcattcttttcatctttctatAACCACCTTAGAGAATATTTGGCTTTTCTGATTTGTGTCGTAAGTTAAATTATAGTCTTTCTGACAGAAAATTTTATCCCATAAAACAGGCAAAGTCTTAGTTCATATACTTCTTCatggaagaaaacaaatgcaCTATGtactttcttttcagttcagagATAAGTGACATTGATAGTTTTAAGGTTTATCACTGCAGAAGAACTTAAGAGTACCTAGGACAATAAGATTTTGTTAGTCATCATGTATCTTTCAGATTAAATCATGTTTTCTAGACTTGGAATACAACACATGAAGTGTATCATATCAATCTTAAAACCCAACTgttaaacagaaaataagactaatattcatattattttttaataatgttataTTGCCATATATCCATATAAAAACTTCTTACTGattcaaaaaaactttttaaagtgacAACATCACAAAAATATCCTCCCATTCTTAAACTTTTTGAGATCTCTTAGACAATTTGAAGactaaaaaggataaaaaaaaatggCTACTGAGTTTTGGTATTTAGTGTGCCATTCTGGTATGgcacattatatttaaaaaaggaacactgaaaaaaaattaaaagaaccttTGGTATTGTTTATAAGCTGTTGTTTCTTCAGACAAGGTCACTGTCTTCCCTGGCCTTCCTGTCCCACTCACCagtctcctccttcctttcccttccctgcttATTCCATGGGTCCCCACACATAACTGTTTCACCATAAGCCCTCCTGGCCAGTTTATCACTCAACTCCTGTAattccagggtcctccatccactCTCTACTATCCCTGCCCTGCCTCTCCGACCTCTTAAAGATAAATATCCCACCTCACTTTCTACTCTCTCCAAAGATGGGGGAATAAAAGAGCAGAGAATAGACCGGGCAGGGAAAAGCTCCCTGAGACAGATCACTAGGTTGGGGAATGAAAGGAACTGAGGCCAGGTAAGATGGCTGTGTGGGAAAGAAACGAAAACTGCTGGCCATGGATAGAGTCAGATGCTGCACAGAGTGGCGGTTCTGAATGTTCTTAAGGGGAGCCAATCAGGTCAGGAAAGTACTACTCTACAGTGGGCCCAACATGTCAGAGGAGGCTGTGCCTGAGGCCGCCCCAGAGAAAGAACTACAGTCAAAGAAAGCAACACAGGCAGTAGGGGATAGAGttttgctgattttaaaaatctgagatcAGGATGATGAAACTATTCAACATATTAAAATGCTTGCTGAATAACACTATTCCCTGCCCAGTTACACCTTGCACTAACATTCTGAACACTTTCTATTATCTCCCTATTTTGTTCTTCTGTATCTCTAtagtcctcaaaaaaaaaaaaagaaaatgaccctGACTAAGCACACCATCTACGGCAAGAACAGACTTTCCAAATAAATGGACATGAACATGACAATATTGAAACAGATATAAATAACTCTGCATCAGGATCTTTATCTTTGTGATAAGACTagagaagatgatgtaaaaatgTCTCTTTAATAACAAAAAATGATAGCTGCagttagcaaaaaagaaaaagttgctcAAAAAGGGTCTCTTCCATcataaatgggcttccttggtggctcagcagtaaagaatctgcctgtaacgcaggagcCACAAGACCGAGGGttcggtcaggaagattccctagagggcatggctacccactccagcacttttgcctggagaatcccatggacagatagtcatgtctgactctttgcaaccctatggactgtagccctccatgatAAATAAGAGGTGGGATTATCTGAAGATCAAGATGAAGGATTCAACAGAAACTTAAAGGTAGCTTATATGTTTCTCTTTACCATTCCTTAGCTGGTATAAAATCAAATAgggattttcaaaagaaaagctaGAAAAATTTGTACTAAATTTGGACTCAATTATGACacttctgtggagaaggaaatggcaacccacttcagtattcttgcctggagaatcccatggacggaggagcctggtaggctacagtccatggggtcgctaagagttggacatgactgagcgaattcactttcaggcactggagaaggaaatggcaacccactctagtgttcctgcctggagaatcccagggacgggggagcctggtgggctgccatctatggggtcacaccgagacatgactgaagcgacttagcggcatgACACTTCTGACGCATTTTCCTTTACAagattatattaaaaatcaatatacTATTTCCTTCAGGTTTTCATGCTTAAcagattattttcactttatactCTGCTTAGTTTCATTTTGAGTTCTCTATTAATGTTATCTAAGAATTTATATTAGACTGAAATGtgtttaaactttatatttttgtatatttgtttttacTTGATATTTTCTAATGTATTTAAAAGTTATAGTATTTAAATGTACTATTtagtttattgatttaaaaaaaattctgaatactTTTCAATAAATTAGCTATGTTAAGTACTGACTTTTGGTGTTATctcaaaaaaaatcaatatattagaACTATCATTCATTCTGGTATTGCAATCACCAGTGGGGTTGGGGGGAAATCTTTCACCTATACTCTATTTGGGAATGATGGAATAAGACCAAGTGCAATTGTCTTTGGTAAACAAAAGCTAGAAATAAGAATGATTTCCTTTTTATAAGAACATGAACACTTAGGCTACCATGGACATTTAAACCAAAGGCATCACAACACAATCAAGATTCTGTGGTAAAGGTGAGAAGGGGAGCTTTGTGGGTAAATGAGATTACATGTGAGTGAGGAGACACAACATCCCTTTTTAACCTCACCTTTTAAGGGGTCCTCCTCCCACAGGTCTCAGCCTATGTTACAAGTGAGCAAAACAAGGACAGTGAGGAAAATCAAAGCAAACATGAGCCTGAAGGAGAAGGGTGGGAGAATCTGAGATTAAGCAGTAGTGGAGGCAGGTTTTCTTCAGCCAATGGGTCTCCCACTGTGACCACATAAAAGGGACATAGGTAAGTCAGGCGTGTCTACCTACATTAGAAACTATCTAACATGGGGGTTTCTATGTACATATGCTATGCCCTGTCCTCAGCACTAAACAGAACATGCTGTACATGCTAAtccttcattaaatatttattgaatggataATTAAATAAACTAATTCAAGTTATACCTTGGAGGCACCAGAAATTCAAATAAAACGCATTTTGAAGAACAATGGGatagtaaaacaaaataatgtgATAGACTAAATACTGGAAATGTtgacaaaaagagaaacaaaaatgccTGCAAAGATTCCTgtctgagaaaatgaaaaaaagaaacagtaaaggacagaaaaaggcAGAAAGGACACGATTTactaaagaaaaagatgaacatgAATTCGAACACTAGGCTTAGGGAACATATTCCATCTGGGTTACTCGTAGGGCAGATAGAAACGAGTGTCAAAATGCAAACTAGAAGTTCGAATTAAGGAAGATTTAGATCAGCACAAAGGTGTCACCTAAAGCCATAAATGTACTGAAGTCTCTTTgggaaataaaattgaaacaaaaaagaCCAAAGACATACTCTAAAGAGTCACCCTGTTAGAAACAGCACAGAAGAACCAGATAAAAAGAGATCTGAAAGAAAGCAAATAACCGCCAGTTATCAAAAACTATTAATCAAGCACCCATGTAACTAACACTGTGCTAAGCATGCTAATTAATTTTCAGTTTAAACAGGCTTCTAATACCACTGTCtttattacattaaaaacttCCGGTCAGAACTCAAATTCTAAGAACTGCCATCAACTTACCTGGGGTCACTGGAGCAGTTAAACGTGCCTGTACGTATTCCAAATCTCGACACCTTTTTCACCATTTTCTCCCAGTGGATTTTACCCACCAAAGGACTTCTGTCGTTTGCGATGACCTATTcccaagaaggaaaacagaaacttTAATCACCTAAAATGGCGTCAAACCAACCATTTACATCTATTTACTTTTTCTGAAAAACATATTCTATCCCTAGGTCTTGTTAAGTGGATAATCATATTATCACTgcacttcttgaaagaaaaagcaaCTGTTCTACTGGAAAAGATCTCAAACATTGTGGGAATTCTCATACTCTGTGGCAGTTATACATAAGGGGGTCAAACCAAATTAAAAAGTGAGCCATATTCTCCTCCATGTAGCCTATTCTCTAGAATTAACTTGTGAAGAAAATGGACCTTGGAGTCATTTCTCTGCtctgaaaaatttaaataacccAAATGAGCTTACTAAAAATGACCATGTGTGGGTTCAACAAGttcaaatttcactttttttctaaaGTATATTATGGAGTCAAGAGTCAAACACATGTTTTCTATTAAACTATGCTTGACTaaatgcagataacactacccttatggcagaaagtgaagaagaactaaagagcctcttgatgaaagtgaaagaggagagtgaaaaagttggcttaaagctcaacattcagaaaactaagatcatggcatctggtcccatcacttcatggcaaatagatggggaaacagtggaaacagtggccgactttatttttctgggctccaaaatcactgcagatggtgacagcagccatgaaattaaaagacgcttactccttggaaggaaaactatgatcaacctggatagcatactaaaaagcagagacgttactttgtcaacaaaggtctgtctagtcaaagctatggtttttccagtggtcatgtatggatgcgagagttggactataaagaaggctgagcactgaagaattgatgcttttgaactgtggtgttggagaagactcttgaagagtcccttggactgcaaggagatccaaaccagtccatcctaaaggagatcattcctagGTGTTCActcgaaggactgatgttgaagctgacactccaatactttggccacctgatgcaaagagctgactcatttgaaaaggatgcttggggctggtgcactgggatgacccagagggatggtatggggagggaggtgggaggggggttcaggatggggaacacgtgtacacctgtggtggattcatgttgatgtatggcaaaaccatacaattttgtaaagtaattagcctccaattaaaataaatattttttttttaagtgggaaaaaaaaaagagaaaagaccctgatgctgggaaagattgacagcaggaggagaaggcaacaacagaggatgaaatggttggatggcatcaccaactcaatggacatgggtttgggtggactccgggagttgttgatggacagggaggcctggcatgctgctgttcatgaggtcacaaagagttggacatgactgagtgactgaactgaactgactgaatcaatACTACTACTTCTATGGGATTTTTCTTCACAATCACAAAGATTCTAACATATAAAAAAATTACCATTAATAAATTCTACAGTCTTGAACTTCTAACTTCAAATTTGCAAACAGCTTTCAAACACAATTGGgattggaagaagaaaaagatttttttaaaaaagaaaatacaggttaACCTTCAAAATATGTAATGACTTCTTTCTCAGCCTTTCTAACTCTTAATACCTTTTCCCTTTATTCTCTATCTTCCTACTTTAAGAGAATTTCAATAgagatatcagaaaaacaaaaattacatattaaaaacaaaaattaaaaccagaaataACTAAATGAGAACTTAAAGGAAAGCCAAAAATGTCCTATGTCATCATGAATCCATATGTTTGATGTATTTTAAGCCCTGGGTATATAGGCCAAGTTACTTTTCATGAATGTTACAGTACTGATACTATTTAATTCAACATTATAGGACAATACTCTGGGGGCCACTAAGCTATCTAAAAGGGCGGGCCATTTCCATGTTCACAAAGCCTCCAGGAAGTGAAATCCCAGGGGAGTGAGTGTATGCAATGAGTGCCTGGGTGAGGCAAGAGACTGTGCAAATGCCTCATCTCTGGGCTCTCCGCTGGGAATCTAACAAATTTCAAGGGCACCAGGAGAAGAGAACCTGCATGATGGTGAAGAGTGACTTAAAGTTCActttaggacttctctggtggctaagtggttaagaatctgcctgccaatgcaagggacaggggtttgatccctggtctgggaagattccacatgctgaggaacAACTAAACCCAGTGTACTACAACtgaagccctagagcccatgcttcacgAGAGAAGTTTGCACACCACAAAACTGGcctagcccctgctccctgcaactagagaaagcccactcacagAAACCaagatgcagtgcagccaaaaataaataaataataaaaaggtcACGTTATGTGTCAACACATTACTGTCCAATAACCCTTGCCATATATCACTGATACTATCATTCTCATACCTACAGAGACATACATAGGTATGTAACATTTTGTAATGTAACTTTGATGcttaataaatacatacacaaatacacaacTTAAGGCAAGGAACTAATGGCTCTGATAGTACTCTTCAGTGAAAATAAAAGGTCTCATGGAGGGAGACATGTATTACCAAAATGCTCAGACGGTGGAGGTAGCCAGGTGGGCAATTTGAGGACCATGGTCTTAGTAGGTAAAAGTGCTTTCTAAGGAGGTTCACACAGGTACACTACCCAGTAAGTTCTTAGCCTCCACAGTTTTCTATTGTCTAAAAGTACTTTATAAATTTTATC
This region of Ovis canadensis isolate MfBH-ARS-UI-01 breed Bighorn chromosome 3, ARS-UI_OviCan_v2, whole genome shotgun sequence genomic DNA includes:
- the LOC138436881 gene encoding E3 ubiquitin-protein ligase RNF103 isoform X1, giving the protein MWLKLFFLLLYFLVLFVLARFFEAIVWYETGIFATQLVDPVALSFKKLKTILECRGLGYSGLPEKKDVRELVEKSGDLMEGELYSALKEEEASESVSSTNFSGEMHFYELVEDTKDGIWLVQVIANDRSPLVGKIHWEKMVKKVSRFGIRTGTFNCSSDPRYCRRRGWVRSTLIMSVPQTSTSKGKVMLKEYSGRKIEVEHIFKWITAHAASRIKTIYNAERLKEEWNKSDQYWVKIYLFANLDQPPAFFSALSIKFTGRVEFIFVNVEKWDNKSYMTDIGVYNMPSYILRTPEGIYRYGNHTGEYISLQAMDSFLRSLQPEVNDLFVLSLVLVNLMAWMDLFITQGATIKRFVVLISTLGTYNSLLIISWLPVLGFLQLPYLDSFYEYSLKLLRYSNTTTLASWVRADWMFYSSHPALFLSTYLGHGLLIDYFEKKRRRNINNDEVNANNLEWLSSLWDWYTSYLFHPIASFQNFPVESDWDEDPDLFLERLAFPDLWLHPLIPTDYIKNLPMWRFKCLGVQSEEEMSEGSQDIENDSDSESTDTLSSEKEVFEDKLSIIHSSPGRASHCDAEACSCANKYCQTSPYERKGRSYGSYSANEDMEPDWLTWPADMLHCTECVVCLENFENGCLLMGLPCGHVFHQNCIVMWLAGGRHCCPVCRWPSYKKKQPYAQHQPLSNDFPS
- the LOC138436881 gene encoding E3 ubiquitin-protein ligase RNF103 isoform X3 codes for the protein MVIANDRSPLVGKIHWEKMVKKVSRFGIRTGTFNCSSDPRYCRRRGWVRSTLIMSVPQTSTSKGKVMLKEYSGRKIEVEHIFKWITAHAASRIKTIYNAERLKEEWNKSDQYWVKIYLFANLDQPPAFFSALSIKFTGRVEFIFVNVEKWDNKSYMTDIGVYNMPSYILRTPEGIYRYGNHTGEYISLQAMDSFLRSLQPEVNDLFVLSLVLVNLMAWMDLFITQGATIKRFVVLISTLGTYNSLLIISWLPVLGFLQLPYLDSFYEYSLKLLRYSNTTTLASWVRADWMFYSSHPALFLSTYLGHGLLIDYFEKKRRRNINNDEVNANNLEWLSSLWDWYTSYLFHPIASFQNFPVESDWDEDPDLFLERLAFPDLWLHPLIPTDYIKNLPMWRFKCLGVQSEEEMSEGSQDIENDSDSESTDTLSSEKEVFEDKLSIIHSSPGRASHCDAEACSCANKYCQTSPYERKGRSYGSYSANEDMEPDWLTWPADMLHCTECVVCLENFENGCLLMGLPCGHVFHQNCIVMWLAGGRHCCPVCRWPSYKKKQPYAQHQPLSNDFPS
- the LOC138436881 gene encoding E3 ubiquitin-protein ligase RNF103 isoform X2 codes for the protein MVKKVSRFGIRTGTFNCSSDPRYCRRRGWVRSTLIMSVPQTSTSKGKVMLKEYSGRKIEVEHIFKWITAHAASRIKTIYNAERLKEEWNKSDQYWVKIYLFANLDQPPAFFSALSIKFTGRVEFIFVNVEKWDNKSYMTDIGVYNMPSYILRTPEGIYRYGNHTGEYISLQAMDSFLRSLQPEVNDLFVLSLVLVNLMAWMDLFITQGATIKRFVVLISTLGTYNSLLIISWLPVLGFLQLPYLDSFYEYSLKLLRYSNTTTLASWVRADWMFYSSHPALFLSTYLGHGLLIDYFEKKRRRNINNDEVNANNLEWLSSLWDWYTSYLFHPIASFQNFPVESDWDEDPDLFLERLAFPDLWLHPLIPTDYIKNLPMWRFKCLGVQSEEEMSEGSQDIENDSDSESTDTLSSEKEVFEDKLSIIHSSPGRASHCDAEACSCANKYCQTSPYERKGRSYGSYSANEDMEPDWLTWPADMLHCTECVVCLENFENGCLLMGLPCGHVFHQNCIVMWLAGGRHCCPVCRWPSYKKKQPYAQHQPLSNDFPS